One Peterkaempfera bronchialis DNA window includes the following coding sequences:
- the trmD gene encoding tRNA (guanosine(37)-N1)-methyltransferase TrmD, with amino-acid sequence MRIDVVTIFPEYLEPLNVSLVGKARARGRLDIHLHHLRDWTTDVHRTVDDTPYGGGPGMVMKPEPWGAALDAVLERGAEELAGRGLGEGAVPTLVVPTPSGRPFTQELAQRLAAEPWLAFAPARYEGIDRRVIEEAADRMPVVEASIGDYVLAGGEVAVLVMVEAVARLLPGVLGNAESHRDDSFAAGAMADLLEGPVYTKPAEWRGRAVPEVLLSGNHGLIARWRREQAFRRTLAMRPDLVGRWEKAAFDKHDRKALDALGVTWDEACGRFRPEPGGVEE; translated from the coding sequence ATGCGCATCGATGTCGTCACCATCTTCCCCGAGTACCTCGAACCGCTGAATGTGTCGCTGGTCGGCAAGGCCCGGGCCCGTGGCCGACTCGACATCCACCTCCACCACCTGCGGGACTGGACCACCGATGTGCACCGCACGGTGGACGACACCCCGTACGGCGGCGGCCCCGGCATGGTGATGAAGCCGGAGCCCTGGGGCGCCGCCCTGGACGCCGTGCTGGAGCGCGGCGCCGAGGAGCTGGCCGGCCGGGGCCTCGGCGAGGGCGCCGTACCCACCCTGGTGGTGCCCACCCCCAGCGGCCGCCCCTTCACCCAGGAGCTGGCCCAGCGGCTGGCCGCCGAGCCGTGGCTGGCGTTCGCCCCCGCCCGCTACGAGGGCATCGACCGCCGGGTCATCGAGGAGGCCGCCGACCGGATGCCCGTGGTGGAGGCGTCCATCGGCGACTATGTGCTGGCCGGTGGCGAGGTCGCGGTGCTGGTCATGGTGGAGGCGGTGGCCCGGCTGCTGCCGGGGGTGCTCGGCAACGCCGAGTCGCACCGCGACGACTCCTTCGCCGCCGGGGCCATGGCGGATCTGCTGGAGGGCCCGGTCTACACCAAGCCCGCCGAGTGGCGCGGCCGTGCCGTCCCCGAGGTGCTGCTCAGCGGCAACCACGGCCTGATCGCCCGCTGGCGCCGGGAGCAGGCGTTCCGCCGGACCCTGGCGATGCGCCCGGACCTGGTGGGCCGCTGGGAGAAGGCCGCGTTCGACAAGCACGACCGCAAGGCGCTGGACGCCCTCGGCGTGACCTGGGACGAAGCCTGCGGCCGATTTCGGCCGGAACCGGGTGGTGTGGAAGAATAG
- the rpsP gene encoding 30S ribosomal protein S16 translates to MAVKIKLKRLGKIRAPHYRIVVADSRTKRDGRAIEEIGVYQPTYNPSKIEVDSDRAQYWLSVGAQPTEPVLAILKLTGDWQKFKGEPAPAPLKVAEPKVEDYSHLFAKAVQGFEDSTTGAAITPKAKKSDKKDEAAEAETASSEA, encoded by the coding sequence GTGGCAGTCAAGATCAAGCTGAAGCGTCTGGGCAAGATCCGCGCCCCGCACTACCGCATCGTCGTCGCCGACTCGCGCACCAAGCGCGACGGCCGCGCCATCGAGGAGATCGGCGTCTACCAGCCGACCTACAACCCCTCGAAGATCGAGGTCGACTCGGACCGCGCCCAGTACTGGCTGAGCGTCGGCGCCCAGCCGACCGAGCCGGTGCTCGCCATCCTCAAGCTCACCGGTGACTGGCAGAAGTTCAAGGGCGAGCCGGCTCCGGCTCCCCTGAAGGTTGCCGAGCCCAAGGTCGAGGACTACAGCCACCTCTTCGCCAAGGCCGTCCAGGGCTTCGAGGACAGCACCACCGGTGCCGCCATCACCCCCAAGGCCAAGAAGTCGGACAAGAAGGACGAGGCCGCTGAGGCCGAGACCGCGTCCAGCGAGGCCTGA
- the rimM gene encoding ribosome maturation factor RimM (Essential for efficient processing of 16S rRNA) has product MQLVVGRIGRAHGIRGDVTVEVRTDEPELRLAPGAVLLTDPPSAGPLTVESGRVHSGRLLLRFAGVGDRNAAEALRNTVLIAEVDPAELPDDPDEYYDHQLVGLDVVLRDGTRVGEVSEVVHLPYQDLLSVTTGDGREVLVPFVERIVPEIDLEEQRAVIDPPPGLIDPDRAETAGSDAGQE; this is encoded by the coding sequence GTGCAGCTCGTCGTCGGCAGGATCGGCCGTGCCCACGGCATCAGAGGGGATGTGACCGTCGAGGTCCGCACCGACGAGCCGGAGCTCCGGCTCGCACCCGGCGCGGTGCTGCTCACCGACCCGCCCTCCGCCGGACCGCTCACCGTGGAGTCCGGCCGGGTGCACAGCGGCCGGCTGCTGCTGCGCTTCGCGGGGGTGGGTGACCGCAACGCCGCCGAGGCGCTGCGCAACACCGTCCTGATCGCCGAGGTCGACCCCGCCGAACTCCCCGACGACCCCGACGAGTACTACGACCACCAGCTGGTCGGCCTCGATGTGGTGCTGCGCGACGGCACCCGGGTCGGCGAGGTCTCCGAGGTGGTCCATCTGCCGTACCAGGACCTGCTCTCGGTGACCACCGGGGACGGCCGCGAGGTACTGGTGCCGTTTGTGGAGCGAATCGTCCCCGAGATCGACCTGGAGGAGCAGCGGGCCGTCATCGACCCGCCGCCGGGGCTGATCGACCCCGACCGGGCCGAGACCGCCGGCTCCGACGCAGGTCAGGAGTAA
- the rplS gene encoding 50S ribosomal protein L19: MSNLLDVIDSASLRDDVPAFRAGDTLKVHVRVIEGNRSRVQVFQGVVIRRQGAGVRETFTVRKVSFGVGVERTFPVHTPIVEKIEVVTRGAVRRAKLYYLRDLRGKAAKIKEKRDR, encoded by the coding sequence ATGAGCAATCTGCTCGACGTCATCGACTCCGCGTCGCTCCGCGACGACGTCCCCGCCTTCCGTGCCGGTGACACCCTCAAGGTGCACGTCCGGGTCATCGAGGGCAACCGCTCCCGTGTCCAGGTCTTCCAGGGCGTCGTCATCCGCCGCCAGGGCGCGGGCGTCCGCGAGACCTTCACCGTCCGCAAGGTCAGCTTCGGCGTCGGCGTCGAGCGCACCTTCCCGGTGCACACCCCGATCGTGGAGAAGATCGAGGTCGTGACCCGGGGTGCCGTCCGCCGCGCCAAGCTGTACTACCTGCGCGACCTGCGCGGCAAGGCCGCGAAGATCAAGGAGAAGCGCGACCGCTGA
- a CDS encoding DUF2469 domain-containing protein, producing the protein MSAEDLEKYETEMELKLYREYRDVVGLFKFVIETERRFYLTNDYELQVHSVQGEVFFEVSMADAWVWDMYRPARFVRKVRVLTFKDVNVEELAKTDLELPSDDAGFGR; encoded by the coding sequence ATGAGTGCCGAGGACCTCGAAAAGTACGAGACCGAGATGGAGCTCAAGCTCTACCGGGAGTACCGCGACGTCGTCGGCCTGTTCAAATTCGTGATCGAGACCGAGCGCCGCTTCTACCTCACCAATGACTACGAACTCCAGGTCCACTCGGTGCAGGGCGAGGTCTTCTTCGAGGTGTCCATGGCCGACGCCTGGGTCTGGGACATGTACCGGCCCGCCCGCTTCGTACGCAAGGTACGGGTGCTGACCTTCAAGGACGTCAACGTCGAGGAGCTTGCCAAGACCGATCTGGAGCTCCCCTCCGACGACGCCGGATTCGGCCGCTGA
- the proS gene encoding proline--tRNA ligase, protein MAKAPVLTPQADDFPRWYQDLINKAELADNGPVRGTMVIRPYGYGLWERMQQEMDARIKRAGAQNAYFPMFIPQSYLTREAEHVEGFAPELAVVTHGGGKELEEPVVVRPTSETIINEYFSKWVQSYRDLPLLINQWANVVRWELRPRVFLRTTEFLWQEGHTAHATYEDARAYADMIHREVYGDFMVNVLAIDVVLGRKTARERFAGAINTLTLEGMMGDGKALQMGTSHELGQNFAKAFHTQYLSGEGKQEHVWQTSWGSSTRMVGGLIMSHGDDNGLRVPPRLASVQVVVLAIKGDDAVVAKVREIGAALEAAGVRVVVDDRTDVPFGRRAVDWELKGVPVRIEVGPRDLEAGTAMLARRIPGGKEPVSIDALTQLVPAVLEEDQALLLRQSRERREARTVDVTSIEEAVEAAATGWGRIPWADLGPEGEAKLAEQGVSVRCLVAADGSVPEADDQSGNIAIVARAY, encoded by the coding sequence ATGGCAAAGGCTCCCGTGCTCACTCCCCAGGCGGACGACTTCCCGCGCTGGTACCAGGACCTGATCAACAAGGCCGAGCTGGCCGACAACGGCCCGGTGCGCGGCACCATGGTCATCCGACCGTATGGCTACGGCCTGTGGGAGCGGATGCAGCAGGAGATGGACGCGCGGATCAAGCGCGCCGGAGCCCAGAACGCGTACTTCCCGATGTTCATCCCGCAGTCCTATCTGACCCGGGAGGCGGAGCACGTCGAGGGCTTCGCTCCGGAGCTGGCCGTGGTCACCCACGGCGGCGGCAAGGAGCTGGAGGAGCCGGTCGTGGTCCGGCCCACCTCCGAGACCATCATCAACGAGTACTTCTCCAAGTGGGTGCAGAGCTACCGCGACCTGCCCCTGCTGATCAACCAGTGGGCCAATGTGGTCCGCTGGGAGCTGCGGCCCCGCGTCTTCCTGCGCACCACCGAGTTCCTCTGGCAGGAGGGCCACACCGCCCACGCCACCTACGAGGACGCGCGCGCCTACGCCGACATGATCCACCGCGAGGTGTACGGCGACTTCATGGTGAACGTCCTCGCCATCGACGTGGTGCTGGGCCGCAAGACCGCCCGGGAGCGCTTCGCCGGCGCCATCAACACCCTCACCCTGGAGGGCATGATGGGCGACGGCAAGGCGCTGCAGATGGGCACCAGCCATGAGCTGGGCCAGAACTTCGCCAAGGCGTTCCACACCCAGTACCTCTCCGGCGAGGGCAAGCAGGAGCACGTCTGGCAGACCTCCTGGGGCAGCTCCACCCGTATGGTCGGCGGCCTGATCATGTCGCACGGCGACGACAACGGCCTGCGGGTGCCGCCCCGGCTGGCGTCGGTGCAGGTCGTGGTGCTCGCCATCAAGGGCGATGACGCGGTGGTCGCCAAGGTGCGGGAGATCGGCGCGGCGCTGGAGGCGGCCGGCGTCCGGGTGGTCGTGGACGACCGCACCGATGTGCCGTTCGGCCGCCGCGCGGTGGACTGGGAGCTCAAGGGCGTCCCGGTGCGCATCGAGGTGGGCCCCCGCGACCTGGAGGCCGGTACCGCGATGCTGGCCCGCCGCATCCCCGGCGGCAAGGAACCGGTCTCCATCGATGCGCTGACGCAGCTGGTACCGGCCGTGCTGGAGGAGGACCAGGCGCTGCTGCTGCGCCAGTCGCGCGAGCGCCGGGAGGCCCGGACCGTCGATGTGACCTCCATCGAGGAGGCGGTCGAGGCCGCCGCCACCGGCTGGGGCCGCATCCCCTGGGCCGACCTCGGCCCGGAGGGCGAGGCCAAGCTGGCGGAGCAGGGAGTCTCGGTGCGCTGCCTGGTCGCGGCCGACGGTTCGGTGCCGGAGGCCGACGATCAGTCGGGCAACATCGCGATCGTCGCCCGCGCGTACTGA
- a CDS encoding RNA-binding protein gives MLEEALEHLVKGIVENPDEVQVRSRNLRRGNTLEVRVHPEDLGKVIGRGGRTARALRTVVGALGGRNVRVDLVDVDNVR, from the coding sequence ATGCTCGAGGAAGCCCTCGAGCACCTGGTGAAGGGCATCGTCGAGAACCCCGATGAGGTCCAGGTGCGGTCACGCAACCTGCGCCGGGGGAACACCCTTGAGGTGCGGGTGCACCCCGAGGACCTCGGCAAGGTCATCGGCCGTGGTGGCCGCACCGCCCGTGCGCTGCGCACCGTGGTCGGCGCGCTGGGTGGACGGAACGTCCGCGTCGACCTGGTCGACGTCGACAACGTCCGCTGA
- the lepB gene encoding signal peptidase I, whose product MGDLVIGARSGAGEPEDPGSRTADSVGDPGAGGQQADRSGGRTAAGVAAESGTGDDEAADTPGEARPAKSDTASREHKQRSFWKELPILIGIALVLALVIKTFFVQAFSIPSESMQDTLQKGDRVLVDKLTPRFGAKPERGDVVVFHDPGGWLNKEPEQSGNGVLRGVQNVLSFVGLMPSADEKDLIKRVIAVGGDTVECQGSGPVKVNGVALDEPYVYPGTTPCGDKPFGPVKVPDGGIWVMGDHRNDSLDSRFHMDQPGGGSVPVGNVVGRAFVIAWPASRWNTLPVPDTFSQPGLSAAGAFAPPALGLVGAVPVTLLIRRRRRRAEAAG is encoded by the coding sequence GTGGGGGATCTCGTGATCGGCGCCCGTTCGGGTGCCGGTGAGCCCGAGGACCCCGGCAGCCGTACCGCGGATTCCGTGGGCGACCCGGGAGCCGGCGGACAGCAAGCGGACCGGAGCGGTGGCAGGACGGCGGCCGGAGTGGCCGCCGAGTCCGGTACCGGCGACGACGAGGCGGCGGACACCCCGGGGGAGGCCCGGCCGGCGAAGTCCGACACGGCCTCCCGGGAGCACAAGCAGCGCTCGTTCTGGAAGGAACTGCCGATCCTGATCGGCATCGCGCTGGTCCTGGCGCTTGTCATCAAGACCTTCTTCGTGCAGGCGTTCTCCATCCCTTCGGAGTCCATGCAGGACACCCTTCAGAAGGGTGACCGGGTGCTGGTGGACAAGCTCACCCCGAGGTTCGGCGCCAAGCCGGAGCGCGGCGACGTGGTCGTCTTCCACGACCCGGGCGGCTGGCTCAACAAGGAGCCGGAGCAGTCCGGCAACGGGGTGCTGCGCGGTGTGCAGAACGTCCTCAGCTTTGTCGGGCTGATGCCCTCCGCCGATGAGAAGGACCTGATCAAGCGGGTCATCGCGGTCGGCGGCGACACCGTGGAGTGCCAGGGGAGCGGCCCGGTCAAGGTCAATGGCGTGGCGCTGGACGAGCCCTATGTCTACCCGGGCACCACGCCCTGCGGTGACAAGCCCTTCGGGCCGGTCAAGGTGCCCGACGGCGGCATCTGGGTGATGGGCGACCACCGCAATGACTCGCTGGACTCCCGCTTCCACATGGACCAGCCCGGCGGCGGCAGCGTCCCGGTCGGCAATGTCGTCGGCCGCGCCTTTGTGATCGCCTGGCCGGCCTCCCGCTGGAACACCCTGCCGGTGCCCGACACCTTCAGCCAGCCCGGCCTCTCGGCCGCCGGAGCGTTCGCCCCGCCGGCGCTCGGCCTGGTCGGAGCCGTGCCGGTGACCCTGCTGATCCGCCGCCGCAGGCGCCGGGCGGAGGCAGCCGGCTGA
- the lepB gene encoding signal peptidase I, producing the protein MSGTAGGTTDQAPDRTGPGAGAAAAPDTPGGRLGRVLQGVALALGLLLMVGGFALIAADYRPYNVPTDSMEPTVRPGDTVLARNSDGSDIGRGDVVVFRDSEWGGALMIKRVVAVGGDTLVCCDARQRLTVNGTPVDEPYLARGYNGGAFTARVPQGRIFLLGDNRLGSLDSRVHLDRASGTVPAADVLGRVEGTAWPFARMGGIDRTAAFDPVGGSRASRPGPLVAAAWASVSGAVLVLVTAALGPAAAFLRRLRRSGP; encoded by the coding sequence ATGAGCGGGACCGCCGGTGGGACCACGGACCAGGCCCCGGACCGGACCGGTCCGGGGGCGGGAGCAGCCGCCGCCCCCGATACACCCGGCGGCCGGCTGGGCCGGGTACTCCAGGGCGTCGCCCTCGCCCTCGGTCTGCTGCTGATGGTCGGCGGCTTCGCGCTGATCGCGGCCGACTACCGGCCCTACAACGTCCCCACCGACTCCATGGAGCCCACCGTGCGCCCCGGGGACACCGTGCTGGCGCGCAACAGCGACGGCAGCGACATCGGGCGCGGTGACGTGGTGGTCTTCCGGGACTCCGAGTGGGGCGGCGCCCTGATGATCAAGCGGGTCGTCGCGGTCGGCGGGGACACCCTGGTCTGCTGCGACGCCCGGCAGCGGCTCACCGTCAACGGCACGCCGGTCGACGAGCCGTACCTCGCCAGGGGCTACAACGGCGGCGCGTTCACGGCGCGGGTGCCGCAGGGGCGGATCTTCCTGCTGGGCGACAACCGGCTGGGCTCGCTGGACTCCCGGGTCCACCTGGACCGGGCCTCCGGCACGGTCCCCGCAGCCGATGTGCTCGGCCGGGTGGAGGGCACCGCCTGGCCGTTCGCCCGGATGGGCGGCATCGACCGGACCGCCGCCTTCGACCCGGTCGGCGGCTCCCGGGCCTCCCGGCCCGGACCGCTGGTGGCGGCTGCCTGGGCCTCGGTCTCCGGGGCGGTGCTCGTCCTGGTGACCGCCGCCCTCGGCCCGGCGGCGGCGTTCCTCCGCCGACTGCGCCGCAGTGGACCCTAG
- a CDS encoding YifB family Mg chelatase-like AAA ATPase, translating to MAFAHTCSVALLGVDGVVVEVQADLEPGVAAFTLVGLPDKALSEARDRVRAAVVNSGESWPQRKLTVGLSPASVPKSGSGFDLAVACAVLAAAERLDPAAIADLLIVGELGLDGRVRPVRGVLPAVLAAADAGYRQVVVPEQTASEAALVPGISVLGVRSLRRLIAVLTGDPPPDEPDDRTAPGRPDPMMAGLTLPGVGARGLTGERTHHLDMADVAGQYEARRALEIAAAGGHHLYLKGPPGAGKTMLAERLPGLLPPLRPKEALEVTAVHSVAGLLPPGRPLIDTAPYCAPHHSTTMPAIIGGGSGLPRPGAVSLAHRGVLFLDEAPEFPVRVLDALRQPLESGEVIVARSAGSLRLPARFLLLLAANPCPCGRYSRRGEGCACTPAMVSRYQGRLSGPLLDRVDLQVEVEPVTRVQLLDRDTTAETTATVAARVLAARGRAAARLADTPWHGNAEVPGHELRTRWRLAPGALDDAEREMQRGLLTARGLDRVLRVAWTVADLAGRDRPNRTDIRTALVLRTGVHRGLPLPTP from the coding sequence GTGGCCTTCGCCCACACCTGCTCCGTCGCCCTGCTCGGCGTCGACGGGGTGGTCGTCGAAGTACAGGCCGACCTCGAACCCGGCGTCGCCGCCTTCACCCTGGTCGGCCTGCCCGACAAGGCCCTCAGCGAGGCCCGCGACCGGGTCCGCGCCGCCGTCGTCAACAGCGGCGAGAGCTGGCCGCAGCGCAAGCTCACCGTCGGGCTGAGCCCCGCGTCGGTACCCAAGAGCGGCAGCGGCTTCGACCTGGCGGTCGCCTGCGCGGTCCTCGCCGCAGCCGAACGCCTGGACCCCGCTGCCATCGCCGACCTGCTGATCGTGGGCGAACTCGGCCTCGACGGCCGGGTCCGGCCGGTCCGCGGAGTACTGCCGGCCGTTCTCGCCGCCGCCGACGCCGGCTACCGGCAGGTCGTCGTCCCCGAGCAGACCGCCTCCGAGGCCGCCCTGGTCCCCGGCATCTCGGTGCTCGGCGTACGCAGCCTCCGCCGACTGATCGCCGTCCTCACCGGCGACCCCCCGCCCGACGAACCCGACGACCGCACCGCCCCCGGCCGCCCCGACCCGATGATGGCCGGGCTCACCCTCCCCGGCGTCGGCGCCCGGGGCCTCACCGGGGAACGGACCCACCACCTGGACATGGCCGATGTCGCCGGCCAGTACGAGGCCCGCCGCGCCCTGGAGATCGCGGCGGCGGGCGGCCACCACCTCTACCTCAAAGGACCGCCCGGCGCCGGCAAGACCATGCTGGCCGAGCGGCTGCCCGGACTGCTGCCACCGCTGCGCCCGAAGGAGGCCCTGGAGGTCACCGCCGTGCACTCGGTCGCCGGACTGCTGCCGCCCGGACGCCCGCTGATCGACACCGCCCCCTACTGCGCCCCGCACCACTCCACCACCATGCCCGCGATCATCGGCGGCGGCAGCGGACTGCCCCGGCCCGGCGCGGTCTCGCTGGCCCACCGGGGCGTCCTCTTCCTGGACGAGGCCCCCGAGTTCCCCGTCCGGGTCCTGGACGCGCTGCGGCAGCCGCTGGAGTCCGGCGAAGTGATCGTGGCCCGGTCGGCGGGGTCGCTGCGGCTGCCCGCCCGCTTCCTGCTGCTGCTCGCCGCCAACCCCTGCCCCTGCGGGCGCTACTCCCGGCGCGGCGAGGGGTGCGCGTGCACCCCGGCCATGGTGAGCCGCTATCAGGGGCGGCTCTCCGGCCCGCTGCTGGACCGGGTGGACCTCCAGGTCGAAGTGGAACCGGTGACCCGGGTGCAACTGCTGGACCGCGACACCACCGCCGAGACCACGGCCACCGTCGCCGCCCGGGTCCTGGCCGCCCGTGGGCGGGCCGCCGCCCGGCTCGCCGACACCCCCTGGCACGGCAACGCCGAGGTGCCCGGCCACGAACTGCGCACCCGCTGGCGGCTGGCGCCCGGGGCCCTGGACGACGCCGAACGCGAGATGCAGCGCGGCCTGCTCACCGCGCGCGGCCTGGACCGGGTGCTCCGGGTCGCCTGGACCGTCGCCGACCTGGCCGGCCGCGACCGCCCCAACCGCACCGACATCCGCACCGCCCTGGTCCTCCGCACCGGCGTCCACCGCGGCCTCCCCCTCCCCACCCCCTGA
- a CDS encoding YraN family protein, whose product MTNPRTALGRYGEEVAARRLVEAGLTVLERNWRCREGELDIVALEGDTLAVCEVKTRRETGFQQPAEAVTEAKAERLRRLAARWLDERWPVHRARLGGAAAGPPRPAPPPPGGVRIDLIAVTGRLRGAALVEHLRGVV is encoded by the coding sequence ATGACCAATCCCCGCACCGCCCTCGGCCGCTACGGCGAGGAGGTGGCCGCCCGCCGCCTGGTGGAGGCCGGCCTGACCGTCCTGGAGCGCAACTGGCGCTGCCGGGAGGGCGAGCTGGACATCGTCGCCCTGGAGGGCGACACCCTCGCCGTCTGCGAGGTGAAGACCCGCCGCGAGACCGGCTTCCAACAGCCCGCCGAGGCCGTCACCGAGGCCAAGGCCGAACGGCTGCGCAGACTCGCCGCACGCTGGCTCGACGAACGCTGGCCGGTCCACCGGGCCCGGCTCGGCGGCGCCGCCGCCGGCCCGCCGCGCCCCGCCCCACCGCCACCCGGCGGCGTACGCATCGACCTGATCGCGGTCACCGGCCGCCTCCGGGGCGCCGCCCTGGTCGAGCACCTGCGCGGGGTGGTATGA
- the lepB gene encoding signal peptidase I: MGTRGRLRVAEPPEGSSAAPESATDGGGAPGRGEKRRRTSGMGRAERRRIARRAARRRKRSFLREVPLIAVVALVIALLLKTFLVQVFVIPSGSMEDTIRIGDRVVVDKLTPWFGKDYKRGDVVVFKDPGGWLEQDHKTSEDGPVMRGVKHAFATIGLLPSDNEGDLIKRVIGVGGDTVVCCDAGGRLTVNGTPVDEPYVAPGNPASRITFTVTVPRGRLWVMGDHRDFSADSRFHMTDFGNGTIPLSNVIGRAFVIAWPVSRFHRLPEPDTLASLPPPPGSVIDAARAPSGRGPASSQNLGQPSTAVPAGPDPGEPSLVMGVVAALPFAARRWRRGVARRG; the protein is encoded by the coding sequence ATGGGGACCAGGGGTAGGCTGCGGGTCGCCGAACCGCCGGAGGGGAGCAGCGCCGCCCCCGAGTCGGCGACCGACGGCGGCGGGGCGCCCGGACGCGGCGAGAAGCGCCGCCGCACCTCGGGGATGGGACGCGCCGAGCGCCGCCGCATCGCCCGCCGCGCCGCCCGCCGCCGCAAGCGCTCCTTTCTGCGTGAGGTGCCGCTGATCGCCGTGGTGGCGCTGGTGATCGCGCTGCTGCTGAAGACCTTCCTGGTCCAGGTGTTCGTGATCCCCTCGGGGTCCATGGAGGACACCATCCGGATCGGCGACCGGGTGGTGGTGGACAAGCTCACCCCCTGGTTCGGCAAGGACTACAAGCGCGGCGATGTGGTGGTCTTCAAGGACCCGGGCGGCTGGTTGGAGCAGGACCACAAGACGTCCGAGGACGGTCCGGTGATGCGCGGGGTGAAGCACGCCTTCGCCACCATCGGCCTGCTGCCCTCCGACAACGAGGGCGACCTGATCAAGCGGGTGATCGGGGTCGGCGGCGACACCGTGGTCTGCTGCGACGCCGGTGGGCGGCTCACGGTCAACGGCACCCCGGTCGACGAGCCGTATGTCGCCCCCGGCAACCCGGCGTCACGGATCACCTTCACCGTGACGGTGCCGCGCGGCAGGCTCTGGGTGATGGGCGACCACCGCGACTTCTCCGCCGACTCGCGCTTCCATATGACCGACTTCGGCAATGGCACCATCCCACTCTCCAATGTCATCGGCCGCGCCTTTGTGATCGCCTGGCCGGTCTCCCGGTTCCACCGGCTGCCGGAGCCCGACACGCTGGCGTCGCTGCCTCCGCCGCCCGGGAGTGTGATCGACGCGGCCCGCGCGCCCTCCGGTCGGGGTCCCGCCTCCAGTCAAAATCTTGGCCAACCCTCCACCGCCGTGCCCGCCGGGCCGGATCCCGGGGAACCGTCGCTCGTTATGGGTGTGGTGGCTGCGCTGCCCTTCGCTGCCCGCCGATGGCGGAGGGGCGTCGCCCGTCGCGGCTGA
- the lepB gene encoding signal peptidase I, with amino-acid sequence MSTHEPLADRDSAPAPEDGAGASSRSAAVPALPDAGRPRRWVGGLLVAVVCVLVLALVNAFVAQPFAIPSGSMENTLRVGDRVVVNKLAYRFGGTVHRGDVVVFDGRDSFLQDDGAGSGGLGGALRQLGSYLGLASPSETDFVKRVVGVGGDRVVCCDRQDRITVNGVPVDESGYLFPGDTASSVPFDIEVPDGRLWVMGDHRSDSRDSRDHLGEPGGGTVPEDRVIGRADWVVYPVGRWHHLRRPGGYDAVDAAGRGGRHGDQG; translated from the coding sequence ATGAGCACCCACGAACCACTCGCGGACCGCGACAGCGCCCCCGCCCCCGAAGACGGGGCAGGGGCGTCGTCGCGGTCCGCGGCCGTTCCGGCGCTCCCCGACGCCGGGCGTCCCCGCCGGTGGGTCGGCGGGCTGCTGGTGGCCGTGGTCTGCGTGCTGGTGCTGGCCCTGGTGAACGCCTTTGTCGCCCAGCCCTTCGCCATCCCCTCCGGGTCGATGGAGAACACCCTGCGGGTGGGCGACCGGGTGGTGGTCAACAAGCTCGCGTACCGCTTCGGCGGCACCGTGCACCGGGGTGACGTGGTGGTCTTCGACGGCCGGGACTCCTTCCTCCAGGACGACGGAGCCGGGTCTGGCGGACTGGGCGGCGCCCTGCGGCAGCTCGGCTCCTACCTCGGCCTGGCGTCCCCCTCCGAGACCGACTTCGTCAAGCGCGTCGTCGGCGTGGGCGGGGACCGGGTGGTCTGCTGCGACCGGCAGGACAGGATCACCGTCAACGGCGTGCCGGTGGACGAGTCCGGGTACCTCTTCCCTGGTGACACCGCCTCCTCGGTGCCGTTCGACATCGAGGTGCCGGACGGCAGGCTGTGGGTGATGGGCGACCACCGCAGCGACTCCCGGGACTCCCGCGACCACCTCGGGGAGCCCGGTGGCGGCACCGTGCCCGAGGACCGGGTGATCGGTCGGGCCGACTGGGTCGTATATCCCGTCGGGCGCTGGCACCACCTCCGGCGCCCCGGTGGGTACGACGCGGTGGACGCGGCAGGGAGGGGCGGTCGGCATGGGGACCAGGGGTAG